From a region of the Azospirillum formosense genome:
- a CDS encoding universal stress protein, protein MPIKTILLHMSNDDRHTQRLEVAVGLARRFSAFVEVLFVATPVSMPAAVTGRAASYAFIAEATAIAHEKAEQIEQEVRQALKDCSYSWTIEEGDHVELLAARAVYADLAVVTQSHDDERGERVTLQVPDRLPLTSPCPALILPHAAATASAIGRHVVVAWKNTREAGRAVRNALPFLKEAEKVTVVTIDPPGHRLDSGRDLMIWLERHGVRSQHQANIFRGGDVGDVLISACREVGGDLLVMGSYGHSRLREMVLGGATRTVLAKLEVPVLMSH, encoded by the coding sequence ATGCCGATCAAGACGATCCTGCTGCACATGTCGAACGACGACCGCCACACCCAGCGGCTTGAGGTCGCGGTCGGTCTCGCCAGACGCTTTTCCGCCTTTGTCGAGGTGCTGTTCGTCGCCACGCCGGTGTCCATGCCCGCCGCGGTGACCGGCCGCGCCGCGTCCTACGCCTTCATCGCGGAGGCCACGGCCATCGCCCACGAGAAGGCCGAACAGATCGAGCAGGAGGTTCGGCAGGCGTTGAAGGACTGCTCCTACTCCTGGACGATCGAGGAAGGCGACCATGTGGAACTGCTGGCCGCCCGCGCCGTCTATGCCGATCTGGCCGTGGTCACGCAGAGCCACGACGACGAGCGCGGCGAGCGGGTGACGCTGCAGGTGCCCGACCGGCTGCCGCTGACCAGCCCCTGCCCCGCGCTGATCCTGCCCCACGCCGCGGCGACGGCGTCGGCGATCGGGCGTCATGTGGTGGTTGCATGGAAGAACACGCGGGAGGCCGGCCGCGCCGTGCGCAACGCCCTGCCCTTCCTGAAGGAGGCGGAGAAGGTCACCGTGGTCACCATCGACCCGCCGGGCCACAGGCTGGACAGCGGGCGCGATCTGATGATCTGGCTGGAGCGCCACGGCGTGCGAAGCCAGCATCAGGCCAACATCTTCCGGGGCGGCGACGTCGGCGACGTCCTGATCAGCGCCTGCCGCGAGGTGGGCGGCGACCTGCTGGTGATGGGGTCCTACGGCCATTCCCGCCTGCGGGAGATGGTGCTGGGCGGCGCCACCCGGACGGTGCTGGCGAAGCTGGAGGTGCCGGTGCTGATGTCGCACTGA
- a CDS encoding sodium:proton antiporter gives MALAAEAAGAPHLDGRDLSVFWVIPFAGILLSIALMPLLAPSFWHHHFGKVAAGWAIAFLLPFALTFGAGLATYELLHTLLLEYIPFIVLLTALFTVAGGVRIAGTLVGTPLANTLGLGLGTLLASLMGTTGASMLLIRPLIRANEHRRHKVHTIVFFIFLVSNVGGSLTPLGDPPLFLGFLKGVSFFWPTVHLFWPMMLVAGCLLAIYFLVDLYLHTKDPGKHPLIEGVHEREPVRIEGAVNLLLLVAIVGAVLLSGVWHPGVGVEIYHIHVPLETIVSNLLLLGITGLSLKLTSAHSRRLNAFTWGPILEVAKLFAAIFLTIIPAIAILRAGTDGALGAIIAAVNQNGQPVPAAYFWAAGILSSFLDNAPTYLIFFNTAGGDAQVLMTDLAVTLAAISAGAVFMGANTYIGNAPNFMVKAIAEERGVAMPSFFGYMLWSFGILVPLFVLVTWVFFL, from the coding sequence GTGGCCCTGGCGGCGGAAGCGGCGGGGGCTCCGCATCTCGACGGGCGGGATCTGAGCGTGTTCTGGGTGATTCCCTTCGCCGGGATTCTCCTGTCCATCGCGCTGATGCCGCTGCTGGCGCCGTCCTTCTGGCACCATCATTTCGGCAAGGTCGCCGCCGGCTGGGCCATCGCCTTCCTGCTGCCCTTCGCGCTGACCTTTGGGGCGGGGCTCGCCACCTACGAACTGCTGCACACCCTCCTTCTCGAATACATCCCCTTCATCGTGCTGCTGACCGCCCTCTTCACGGTGGCGGGCGGCGTGCGGATCGCCGGCACCCTGGTTGGGACGCCGCTGGCGAACACGCTGGGGCTGGGGCTTGGCACGCTTCTGGCGAGCCTGATGGGGACCACCGGCGCCTCCATGCTGCTGATCCGGCCGCTGATCCGCGCCAACGAGCACCGGCGGCACAAGGTGCACACCATCGTCTTCTTCATCTTCCTGGTGTCGAACGTCGGCGGCTCCCTGACGCCGCTGGGCGATCCGCCGCTGTTCCTGGGCTTCCTGAAGGGGGTCAGCTTCTTCTGGCCGACCGTGCACCTGTTCTGGCCGATGATGCTGGTGGCCGGCTGCCTGCTGGCGATCTATTTCCTGGTCGACCTCTATCTCCACACCAAGGACCCCGGCAAGCACCCGTTGATCGAGGGCGTGCATGAGCGGGAGCCGGTGCGGATCGAGGGGGCGGTCAACCTGCTCCTTCTCGTCGCCATCGTCGGTGCCGTCCTGCTCAGCGGCGTCTGGCATCCGGGGGTGGGGGTGGAGATCTACCACATCCATGTGCCGCTGGAGACGATCGTCAGCAACCTGCTGCTCCTCGGCATCACCGGGCTGTCGCTGAAGCTGACCAGCGCGCACAGCCGCCGCCTGAACGCCTTCACCTGGGGGCCGATCCTGGAGGTGGCGAAGCTGTTCGCCGCGATCTTCCTGACCATCATCCCGGCCATCGCCATCCTGCGGGCGGGCACGGACGGTGCGCTGGGCGCCATCATCGCGGCGGTGAACCAGAACGGCCAGCCGGTGCCGGCGGCCTATTTCTGGGCGGCGGGCATTCTGTCCAGCTTCCTCGACAACGCGCCGACCTATCTGATCTTCTTCAACACCGCCGGCGGCGACGCGCAGGTGCTGATGACCGACCTCGCGGTGACCCTGGCGGCGATTTCGGCGGGTGCGGTGTTCATGGGCGCCAACACCTACATCGGCAACGCGCCGAACTTCATGGTCAAGGCCATCGCCGAGGAGCGCGGCGTGGCGATGCCAAGCTTCTTCGGCTACATGCTGTGGTCCTTCGGCATCCTGGTGCCGCTGTTCGTCCTGGTGACCTGGGTGTTCTTCCTCTGA
- a CDS encoding DUF1850 domain-containing protein produces the protein MSVALCLSALGGAVLAALPGPAFTLSWTHSVERTEWREDWRIEDGRLVLIEARVKGTGAGMEPPQGARLAEGWWIWVPAVPPLERLVLAASSHTPDHRLCAGEECRPLHGWIGGPVPSPLELKPCG, from the coding sequence ATGAGCGTGGCCTTGTGCCTGTCGGCGCTCGGCGGGGCGGTTCTCGCCGCCCTGCCGGGACCGGCCTTCACCCTGTCCTGGACCCATTCGGTGGAAAGGACCGAATGGAGGGAGGATTGGCGCATCGAGGACGGTCGTCTCGTCCTGATCGAAGCCCGCGTGAAGGGCACCGGCGCCGGGATGGAACCGCCGCAGGGTGCCCGCCTCGCCGAAGGCTGGTGGATATGGGTGCCGGCGGTGCCGCCGTTGGAGCGGCTGGTGCTGGCCGCCTCGTCCCACACGCCGGACCACAGGCTGTGCGCGGGGGAAGAGTGCCGCCCGCTTCACGGCTGGATCGGCGGACCGGTCCCGAGTCCCCTCGAACTGAAGCCCTGCGGCTAG
- a CDS encoding TRAP transporter permease: protein MSASSQDADNKIRQAIDRENPSTVVAFEGVSGKAVFAIAVAFSLFQIWTAAFNPLSSMVVRSVHVGFLLLMTFTLFGFRSHGERRSVPWYDWLLGLGAFTLGLYHYVFEVDLIQRAGDPNMTDLIVGAITIALVFEGARRIMGWALPIICGVFIPYALFGRHLPFGLAHRGYDIDQVIDNLYLSTEGIYGTPTFVSATFIFLFILFGAFLERAGMIKLFNDVSLGLVGSAKGGPAKVAVISSGFMGTINGSGVANVLTTGQFTIPLMMRFGYRPAFAGAVEATASMGGQLMPPVMGAAAFIMAETIGVPFSDIAIAAAIPAILYFGSAFWMVHLEAGKRNLIGLPKDQCPSVSRALIEGWYLILPLAALVYLLFSGFTPLFAGVIGIALTIALILGTTIVGSIGPMALRVAFWVVLGLLAAALWRMGWRTEHLAFAIVGLLVIPCLIVKGGRETLAMLVNSLADGAKNAVGVGVACALVGVLIGILTLTGLASSFAGTIVQLSGGNLLVALILTMLACILLGTGLPTTANYIVTAAIAAPALLQMGVPLIVSHMFVFYFGIMADLTPPVALAALAASSICRAGHMQVGFIATRIAMAGYVVPFMAVYSPALMLQTTDPLAVVYVLFKALIAIGLWGAATIGFFWTPLNLAERVFSAAAAFLFVVALPVTDEVGFAMTAAFLLWQRHRLRRLGRSSAPA, encoded by the coding sequence ATGAGCGCATCCTCCCAAGACGCGGACAACAAGATCCGCCAGGCCATCGACCGCGAGAATCCCTCGACGGTCGTTGCCTTCGAAGGCGTGTCCGGAAAGGCCGTCTTCGCCATCGCCGTCGCCTTCTCGCTGTTCCAGATCTGGACGGCGGCGTTCAACCCGCTGTCCAGCATGGTCGTCCGCTCGGTCCATGTCGGCTTCCTCCTGCTGATGACCTTCACCCTGTTCGGCTTCCGCTCGCACGGGGAGAGGCGCAGCGTGCCCTGGTACGACTGGCTGCTCGGCCTCGGCGCCTTCACGCTGGGCTTGTATCACTACGTGTTCGAGGTCGATCTGATCCAGCGGGCCGGCGATCCGAACATGACGGACCTGATCGTCGGCGCGATCACCATCGCGCTGGTGTTCGAGGGCGCCCGGCGCATCATGGGTTGGGCGCTGCCGATCATCTGCGGCGTCTTCATCCCCTACGCTCTGTTCGGGCGGCATCTGCCCTTCGGGCTGGCCCACCGCGGCTACGACATCGATCAGGTCATCGACAACCTGTACCTCTCGACCGAGGGCATCTACGGCACGCCCACCTTCGTCTCCGCGACCTTCATCTTCCTGTTCATCCTGTTCGGCGCCTTCCTGGAGCGCGCCGGCATGATCAAGCTGTTCAACGACGTGTCGCTGGGCCTCGTCGGGTCGGCCAAGGGGGGGCCGGCGAAGGTGGCGGTCATCTCCTCCGGCTTCATGGGGACGATCAACGGCTCGGGCGTGGCGAACGTGCTGACCACCGGCCAGTTCACCATTCCCCTGATGATGCGCTTCGGCTACCGCCCGGCCTTCGCCGGGGCGGTCGAGGCGACGGCCAGCATGGGTGGGCAGCTCATGCCGCCGGTCATGGGGGCCGCCGCCTTCATCATGGCCGAAACCATCGGCGTTCCCTTCAGCGACATCGCCATCGCCGCGGCGATCCCGGCCATCCTCTATTTCGGCAGCGCCTTCTGGATGGTCCATCTGGAGGCGGGCAAGCGCAACCTCATCGGCTTGCCGAAGGACCAATGCCCCAGCGTGTCCCGCGCGCTGATCGAGGGCTGGTACCTGATCCTGCCTCTGGCGGCGCTGGTCTACCTCCTGTTCTCCGGCTTCACGCCGCTGTTCGCGGGGGTGATCGGCATCGCGTTGACCATCGCGCTGATCCTCGGCACGACAATCGTCGGCTCCATCGGGCCGATGGCCCTGCGCGTTGCCTTCTGGGTCGTGCTGGGGCTCCTTGCCGCGGCGCTGTGGCGGATGGGCTGGCGGACGGAGCATCTGGCCTTCGCCATCGTCGGTCTTCTGGTCATTCCCTGCCTGATCGTGAAAGGCGGGCGGGAGACTCTGGCGATGCTGGTGAACAGCCTCGCCGACGGCGCCAAGAACGCCGTGGGCGTCGGCGTGGCCTGCGCGCTGGTGGGCGTGCTGATCGGGATCCTGACCCTGACCGGTCTGGCCTCCAGCTTCGCCGGGACGATCGTCCAACTGTCCGGCGGCAATCTGCTGGTCGCGCTGATCCTCACCATGCTGGCCTGCATCCTGCTGGGCACCGGGCTGCCGACGACGGCCAACTACATCGTCACGGCGGCCATCGCGGCGCCGGCCCTGCTGCAGATGGGCGTGCCGCTGATCGTGTCGCACATGTTCGTCTTCTACTTCGGCATCATGGCCGACCTGACCCCGCCGGTGGCGCTGGCGGCGCTGGCCGCCTCGTCCATCTGCCGGGCCGGGCACATGCAGGTCGGATTCATCGCCACGCGGATCGCCATGGCTGGCTACGTCGTGCCCTTCATGGCGGTGTATTCCCCCGCGCTGATGCTCCAAACCACCGATCCGCTGGCCGTAGTCTACGTCCTGTTCAAGGCGCTGATCGCCATCGGCCTGTGGGGAGCGGCGACCATCGGCTTCTTCTGGACGCCTCTCAACCTGGCGGAGCGGGTGTTCTCGGCCGCCGCCGCCTTCCTGTTCGTCGTGGCCTTGCCGGTGACGGACGAGGTCGGCTTCGCCATGACGGCGGCGTTCCTGCTGTGGCAGCGCCATCGCCTGCGGCGCCTTGGGCGGAGCAGCGCCCCGGCATGA
- a CDS encoding TAXI family TRAP transporter solute-binding subunit — MKRFLAAVGVCMLTALPAQAEQFVTVLTGGTSGVYYPLGVALSGIYGKAIPGAKVTVQATKASVENLNLLQSERGEIAFSLGDSLSGAWKGDEEAGFKTKLTKLRTVAAIYPNYIQIVASKDSGVKTLADLKGKRVSVGAPKSGTELNARAIFAAAGLGYKDFSKTEYLPFAESVDLIKNRQLDATLISAGLGVAAIKDLATSQDITIVSIPADVIQKVGDPAYIAETIPANSYSGQSEPVPTAAVRNLLVTHAGVSDDAVYAMTKAMFENLDAMAAAHAAAKQIKLDAATIQSPVPLHPGAEKFYKEKGLM; from the coding sequence ATGAAGCGTTTCCTGGCCGCGGTCGGCGTCTGCATGCTCACCGCGCTGCCGGCCCAGGCCGAGCAGTTCGTCACCGTCCTCACCGGCGGCACCAGCGGCGTCTATTACCCGTTGGGCGTCGCGCTGTCCGGCATCTACGGCAAGGCCATTCCGGGGGCCAAGGTCACCGTCCAGGCGACCAAGGCCTCGGTGGAGAACCTGAACCTCCTCCAGTCGGAGCGCGGCGAGATCGCCTTCTCGCTCGGCGATTCGCTGAGCGGCGCCTGGAAGGGCGACGAGGAGGCCGGCTTCAAGACCAAGCTGACCAAGCTGCGCACCGTCGCCGCCATCTACCCCAACTACATCCAGATCGTCGCCAGCAAGGATTCCGGCGTGAAGACGCTGGCCGACCTGAAGGGCAAGCGCGTGTCGGTGGGTGCGCCGAAGTCGGGGACGGAGCTGAACGCCCGCGCGATCTTCGCCGCCGCCGGGCTGGGCTACAAGGACTTCTCCAAAACCGAGTATCTGCCCTTCGCCGAATCGGTGGACCTGATCAAGAACCGGCAGCTCGACGCGACGCTCATCTCCGCCGGCCTCGGCGTGGCGGCGATCAAGGATCTGGCGACCTCGCAGGACATCACCATCGTCTCGATCCCGGCCGACGTGATCCAGAAGGTCGGCGACCCGGCCTACATCGCCGAGACCATCCCGGCCAACAGCTACAGCGGCCAGAGCGAGCCGGTGCCGACGGCGGCGGTGCGCAACCTGCTGGTCACCCACGCCGGCGTGTCGGACGACGCGGTCTATGCGATGACCAAGGCGATGTTCGAGAATCTCGACGCCATGGCCGCCGCCCATGCCGCCGCCAAGCAGATCAAGCTGGACGCGGCCACCATCCAGTCGCCGGTGCCGCTGCATCCGGGGGCGGAGAAGTTCTACAAGGAAAAGGGCCTGATGTAA
- a CDS encoding (2Fe-2S)-binding protein: protein MPCTVSMTVNGKAVSREVEERTLLVTFLRDQLGLTGTHVGCDTSQCGACVVHIDGRSVKSCTMLAAQADGAAVTTIEGLAAADGTLHPMQAAFREHHGLQCGFCTPGMVMSAVDLVTTNPSPSEHEVREGLEGNICRCTGYHNIVKAVMAGAEAMQGGTMKAAAE, encoded by the coding sequence ATGCCGTGTACCGTTTCCATGACCGTCAACGGAAAGGCGGTCTCGCGCGAGGTGGAGGAGCGGACCCTGCTGGTCACCTTCCTCCGTGACCAGCTTGGCCTGACCGGCACCCATGTCGGTTGCGACACCAGCCAGTGCGGCGCCTGCGTCGTCCACATCGACGGGCGGTCGGTGAAGTCCTGCACCATGCTGGCCGCCCAGGCCGACGGCGCCGCGGTCACCACCATCGAGGGTCTGGCGGCGGCCGACGGCACGCTGCACCCGATGCAGGCGGCCTTCCGCGAGCATCACGGCCTGCAATGCGGCTTCTGCACGCCGGGCATGGTGATGAGCGCCGTTGATCTGGTGACCACCAACCCCTCCCCCAGCGAGCATGAGGTCCGCGAAGGTCTGGAGGGCAACATCTGCCGCTGCACCGGCTACCACAACATCGTCAAGGCGGTGATGGCCGGGGCGGAGGCGATGCAGGGCGGCACGATGAAGGCCGCCGCCGAATAA
- a CDS encoding xanthine dehydrogenase family protein molybdopterin-binding subunit, whose amino-acid sequence MANPTGIGASVRRREDARFLTGRGTYTDDINRPGQTHAVFVRSPYAHARITGIDAAEAMQAPGVIAVLTGADMEADKVGSLPCGWQIHSKDGSPMKEPPHFPIARDRARYVGDAVAVVIAETREQAKDAAELVMVDYEELPAAVTSLKALEGGAPLVHDDVGGNLCFDWHLGDAAAVDAAFSQAAHVAKLDLVNQRLVPNAMEPRAALGEYDRATGEHTLTTTSQNPHVIRLLMGAFVLGIPEHKLRVVAPDVGGGFGSKIFHYGEEAVVTWAAKKVGRPVKWTAERSESFLTDAHGRDHVSHAELAMDKDGNFLALRVATIANMGAYLSTFAPSIPTYLYATLLAGQYKTPAIYAEVKAVFTNTVPVDAYRGAGRPEACYLIERLVEVAAAETGIDKAELRRRNFVPASAMPYQTPVALQYDTGDFAKNLDIALPLVDYDGFAARKAESARRGKLLGIGFATYIEACGIAPSNVAGALGARAGLYESAEVRFHPTGSVTVFTGSHSHGQGHETTFAQLVSERFGVPIENVEIVHGDTSKIPFGMGTYGSRSLAVGGSAIVKAMDKVERKAKKIAAHMLEAAEADIEVKDGRFVVAGTDKALTIGDIALQAYVPHNFPLDELEPGLDEQAFYDPKNFTYPNGCHVCEVEIDPDTGVVQVVSFAAVDDFGRVINPLIVEGQVHGGLVQGIGQALYENCVYDEESGQLITGSYMDYCMPRADDVPSFTVRYHEDQPCTHNPLGVKGCGEAGTIGASAAVMNAVVHALSEYGVTHLDMPATPERVWQAIRRHTPAQAAE is encoded by the coding sequence ATGGCGAACCCCACCGGCATCGGCGCTTCCGTGCGCCGGCGCGAGGACGCGCGCTTCCTGACCGGGCGCGGCACCTACACCGACGACATCAACCGGCCCGGCCAGACCCACGCGGTCTTCGTCCGGTCTCCCTACGCCCACGCCCGCATCACCGGCATCGACGCGGCCGAGGCCATGCAGGCCCCCGGCGTGATCGCCGTGCTCACCGGCGCCGACATGGAGGCCGACAAGGTCGGCAGCCTGCCCTGCGGCTGGCAGATCCATTCCAAGGACGGTTCCCCGATGAAGGAGCCGCCGCATTTCCCGATCGCCCGCGACCGCGCCCGCTACGTCGGCGACGCCGTCGCCGTGGTCATCGCCGAGACGCGCGAGCAGGCGAAGGACGCCGCCGAGCTGGTCATGGTCGATTACGAGGAGCTGCCGGCGGCGGTGACCTCGCTGAAGGCGCTGGAGGGTGGCGCGCCGCTGGTCCATGACGACGTCGGCGGCAACCTCTGCTTCGACTGGCATCTCGGCGACGCGGCGGCGGTGGACGCGGCCTTTTCGCAGGCGGCCCATGTCGCGAAGCTCGATCTGGTCAACCAGCGGCTCGTCCCCAACGCCATGGAGCCGCGGGCGGCGCTCGGCGAGTACGACCGGGCGACCGGCGAGCACACGCTGACCACCACCAGCCAGAATCCGCACGTCATCCGCCTGCTGATGGGCGCCTTCGTGCTGGGCATTCCGGAGCACAAGTTGCGCGTCGTCGCGCCCGACGTCGGCGGCGGCTTCGGCTCCAAGATCTTCCATTACGGAGAGGAAGCCGTCGTCACCTGGGCGGCGAAGAAGGTCGGGCGCCCGGTGAAATGGACCGCCGAGCGCTCCGAGAGCTTCCTGACCGACGCCCACGGCCGCGACCATGTCAGTCACGCCGAGCTAGCGATGGACAAGGACGGCAATTTCCTGGCGCTGCGCGTCGCGACCATCGCCAACATGGGCGCCTACCTGTCGACCTTTGCGCCCTCGATCCCGACCTACCTCTACGCCACGCTGCTGGCCGGCCAGTACAAGACCCCGGCGATCTACGCCGAGGTGAAGGCGGTCTTCACCAACACCGTGCCGGTGGACGCCTACCGCGGCGCCGGCCGTCCGGAGGCCTGCTACCTGATCGAACGGCTGGTCGAGGTCGCCGCCGCCGAGACGGGAATCGACAAGGCAGAGCTGCGCCGCCGCAACTTCGTGCCGGCCAGCGCCATGCCCTACCAGACCCCGGTGGCGCTGCAGTACGACACCGGCGACTTCGCCAAAAATCTCGACATCGCCCTGCCGCTGGTTGACTACGACGGCTTCGCGGCGCGCAAGGCCGAATCCGCCCGGCGCGGCAAGCTACTCGGCATCGGCTTCGCCACCTACATCGAGGCCTGCGGCATCGCGCCGAGCAACGTCGCGGGCGCGCTGGGCGCGCGGGCCGGTCTGTACGAGTCGGCGGAGGTGCGGTTCCACCCGACCGGTTCCGTGACGGTCTTCACCGGCTCCCACAGCCATGGGCAGGGGCACGAGACGACCTTCGCGCAGCTCGTCTCCGAGCGCTTCGGCGTGCCCATCGAAAATGTGGAGATCGTCCACGGTGACACCAGCAAGATCCCCTTCGGCATGGGCACCTACGGCTCTCGCTCGCTGGCGGTCGGCGGGTCGGCCATCGTCAAGGCGATGGACAAGGTGGAGCGCAAGGCCAAGAAGATCGCCGCCCACATGCTGGAGGCCGCCGAGGCCGACATCGAGGTGAAGGACGGGCGCTTCGTCGTGGCCGGCACCGACAAGGCGCTGACCATCGGCGACATAGCCCTCCAGGCCTACGTCCCACACAACTTCCCGCTCGACGAGCTGGAACCGGGGTTGGACGAGCAGGCCTTCTACGATCCCAAGAACTTTACCTACCCCAACGGCTGCCACGTCTGCGAGGTGGAGATCGACCCCGACACCGGCGTGGTGCAGGTGGTCAGCTTCGCGGCCGTGGACGATTTCGGGCGCGTCATCAACCCGCTGATTGTCGAGGGGCAGGTCCATGGCGGGCTGGTCCAGGGCATCGGGCAGGCGCTCTACGAGAACTGCGTCTATGACGAGGAGTCCGGGCAGCTCATCACCGGCTCCTACATGGACTACTGCATGCCGCGGGCGGATGACGTGCCGTCCTTCACGGTGCGCTACCACGAGGACCAGCCCTGCACCCACAACCCGCTGGGCGTGAAGGGCTGCGGCGAGGCTGGAACCATCGGCGCGTCGGCCGCCGTGATGAACGCGGTGGTGCATGCCCTGTCCGAGTACGGCGTCACGCATCTCGACATGCCGGCGACCCCCGAGCGGGTCTGGCAGGCGATCCGGCGCCACACCCCCGCCCAGGCGGCCGAGTAA
- a CDS encoding xanthine dehydrogenase family protein subunit M produces MYAFTYHRPKSVADAVALLGQFEEPKLLGGGQTLLPTLKQRLARPSDLIDLGQIPELQGIREEAGGLTIGAFTRHAQVAHSDVVQRVIPALASLAEGIGDRQVRNMGTLGGSICNADPSADYPAAVVALKATVRTDRREIAGDDFFTGMFETALESGEIVTAVHFQTPDKAAYAKFRNPASRYAIVGVFVAVFGSEVRVAVTGAGPSVFRADDMEAALAQDFRADALNGASVPADGLNADIHASADYRAHLVRVMARRAVEACG; encoded by the coding sequence ATGTACGCCTTCACCTATCACCGCCCCAAGAGCGTCGCCGACGCCGTCGCCCTGCTCGGCCAGTTCGAGGAACCGAAGCTGCTGGGCGGCGGGCAGACGCTCCTGCCGACGCTCAAGCAGCGCCTCGCCCGGCCGAGCGACCTGATCGACCTCGGCCAGATTCCGGAGCTTCAGGGCATCCGGGAGGAAGCCGGCGGCCTGACCATCGGCGCCTTCACCCGTCACGCCCAAGTGGCCCACTCCGACGTCGTGCAGCGCGTCATCCCGGCTCTGGCGAGCCTCGCCGAGGGCATTGGCGACCGGCAGGTGCGCAACATGGGCACGCTCGGCGGGTCGATCTGCAACGCCGACCCCTCCGCCGACTACCCGGCTGCGGTCGTCGCGCTGAAGGCCACGGTGCGGACCGACCGGCGGGAGATCGCGGGCGACGACTTCTTCACCGGCATGTTCGAGACGGCGCTGGAGTCCGGCGAGATCGTCACCGCCGTGCATTTCCAGACGCCGGACAAGGCTGCCTACGCCAAGTTCCGCAACCCGGCCAGCCGCTACGCCATCGTCGGCGTCTTCGTGGCCGTGTTCGGCAGCGAGGTGCGCGTGGCCGTGACCGGCGCCGGCCCCTCCGTCTTCCGGGCGGACGACATGGAGGCGGCGCTGGCCCAGGACTTCCGCGCCGACGCCCTCAACGGCGCGTCGGTGCCGGCGGACGGGCTGAACGCCGACATCCACGCCAGCGCCGACTACCGCGCCCATCTGGTACGGGTGATGGCGCGGCGCGCGGTGGAGGCGTGTGGGTAA
- a CDS encoding MoxR family ATPase, with translation MPNTLPASVDDTLDLLRRGNYVADRSLATALYLALKLRRPLFLEGEAGVGKTEIAKVLSATLGRRLLRLQCYEGLDVAAAVYEWNYARQMMEIRLAEASGDRDREALGADLFSERFLIKRPLLQALEPDPAGAPVLLIDELDRTDEPFEAYLLEILSDFQVSIPEFGTVTAPEPPIVILTSNRTREIHDALKRRCFYHWVDYPNAERERAILAVKAPEADARLAAQVVGVVQSLRGMDLYKAPGVAETLDWAQALVELNQLELEPSVINDTLGTLLKYQDDIARIQGSEAARILAQVKTELAASTAR, from the coding sequence ATGCCCAACACCCTCCCCGCTTCCGTCGATGACACGCTGGACCTGCTGCGGCGGGGGAACTACGTCGCCGACCGCTCGCTGGCGACGGCGCTGTACCTCGCCCTGAAGCTGCGCCGCCCGCTGTTCCTGGAGGGCGAGGCCGGGGTCGGCAAGACCGAGATTGCCAAGGTGCTGTCCGCCACGCTGGGCCGTCGCCTGCTGCGGCTGCAATGCTACGAGGGGCTGGACGTCGCCGCGGCGGTCTATGAATGGAACTACGCCCGGCAGATGATGGAGATCCGGCTGGCCGAGGCGTCAGGCGACCGCGACCGGGAGGCGCTCGGCGCCGACCTCTTCTCCGAACGCTTCCTCATCAAGCGCCCGCTGCTCCAGGCGCTGGAGCCCGATCCGGCCGGGGCGCCGGTCCTGCTGATCGACGAGCTGGACCGCACCGACGAACCGTTCGAAGCTTATCTCCTCGAAATCCTCTCGGACTTCCAGGTATCGATTCCCGAGTTCGGCACGGTCACGGCGCCAGAGCCGCCCATCGTCATCCTGACCTCCAACCGCACCCGCGAGATTCACGACGCGCTGAAGCGGCGCTGTTTCTACCATTGGGTCGATTACCCCAACGCCGAGCGCGAGCGCGCCATCCTGGCGGTGAAGGCGCCGGAGGCCGACGCCCGGCTGGCCGCCCAGGTTGTCGGCGTCGTGCAGAGCCTGCGCGGGATGGACCTTTACAAGGCGCCGGGCGTGGCGGAGACGCTGGATTGGGCGCAGGCGCTGGTGGAACTGAACCAGCTGGAGCTGGAGCCCTCGGTCATCAACGACACGCTGGGCACGCTGCTGAAGTACCAGGACGACATCGCCCGCATCCAGGGCAGCGAGGCCGCGCGCATCCTGGCCCAGGTCAAGACGGAACTCGCCGCCTCCACGGCGCGGTGA